The following coding sequences are from one Sphingomonadaceae bacterium OTU29LAMAA1 window:
- a CDS encoding DUF3089 domain-containing protein, with translation MARKFLYVFAFLIALVIAGALAYRLYGNQILRMALVPSESFKTQPGVDPRVYADKAMWIARPDIPGNPALWTPAGYTPEAKPKAAVFFIHPTSYIGRDHWNAALNDAETNARAAIFLRGQASAFNAAGDIWSPRYRQATFGAFLTSVADANRALDLAYGDVSAAFAAFVRQVDPKRPIILAGHSQGALHLTRLLREQIAGKPIASRIVAAYVVGWPVSRTTDLAALGMAECTRADQARCLLSWESFAEPADPSMITDVYDQTKGFDGRARKDSPIVCTNPLTGTAGADAPASANLGTLYPSADLTTATIAAGKVPAHCGPRGFLLIGDAPEVGGYVLPGNNYHVYDYSLFWANVRADASRRLAAFGSGT, from the coding sequence TTGGCCCGCAAATTCCTCTACGTCTTCGCGTTCCTGATCGCGCTCGTCATCGCCGGCGCGCTCGCCTATCGCCTTTACGGCAACCAGATCCTGCGCATGGCGCTCGTCCCGTCCGAATCGTTCAAGACGCAGCCTGGCGTCGATCCACGGGTCTACGCCGACAAGGCGATGTGGATCGCCCGACCCGACATCCCCGGCAATCCCGCGCTCTGGACCCCCGCCGGCTATACGCCCGAGGCGAAGCCGAAAGCCGCGGTCTTCTTCATCCACCCGACATCCTACATCGGCCGCGATCACTGGAACGCCGCGCTGAACGATGCCGAGACCAATGCCCGCGCGGCGATCTTCCTGCGCGGGCAGGCCAGCGCCTTCAACGCCGCCGGCGACATCTGGTCGCCCCGCTATCGCCAGGCGACGTTCGGCGCGTTCCTGACCAGCGTCGCCGATGCCAATCGCGCGCTCGACCTTGCGTACGGCGACGTATCGGCAGCGTTTGCCGCGTTCGTCCGGCAGGTCGATCCGAAGCGCCCGATCATCCTCGCCGGGCACAGCCAGGGCGCGCTCCACCTCACCCGCCTGCTGCGCGAACAGATCGCCGGCAAGCCGATCGCAAGCCGCATCGTCGCGGCGTACGTGGTCGGCTGGCCGGTATCGCGAACAACCGATCTCGCCGCGCTCGGCATGGCCGAATGCACGCGAGCGGATCAGGCACGCTGCCTGCTGTCGTGGGAAAGCTTTGCCGAACCCGCCGACCCATCGATGATCACCGACGTCTACGACCAGACGAAGGGCTTCGACGGCCGCGCCCGGAAGGATAGCCCGATCGTCTGCACCAACCCGTTGACCGGCACGGCCGGGGCGGATGCGCCGGCCAGCGCGAACCTCGGCACGCTCTATCCCTCCGCCGACCTGACCACGGCGACGATCGCCGCCGGCAAGGTCCCCGCCCATTGCGGCCCGCGCGGGTTCCTGCTGATCGGCGACGCACCGGAGGTCGGCGGCTACGTCCTTCCCGGCAACAACTACCACGTCTACGATTACAGCCTGTTCTGGGCCAACGTCCGCGCCGACGCCAGCCGCCGGCTGGCCGCATTCGGCTCCGGCACATGA
- the ruvX gene encoding Holliday junction resolvase RuvX yields MITLDRAVFREALPAGGRLLGLDLGTKTIGTALCDAGWSFASPAELVRRTKFTKDKAALVALGTAQHVRGWVLGLPLNLDGTESPRSQSTRAFAKNCEDLGLPILLWDERWSTVAVERTMIEQDMSRAKRAERIDNLAAAHILQAAIDALVMVQDG; encoded by the coding sequence ATGATCACCCTCGACCGCGCCGTCTTTCGCGAAGCGCTACCCGCGGGCGGGCGGCTGCTCGGCCTCGACCTCGGTACGAAGACGATCGGCACCGCTCTGTGCGACGCCGGATGGAGCTTCGCCAGCCCCGCAGAGCTCGTCCGCCGCACCAAGTTCACCAAGGACAAGGCAGCGTTGGTAGCGTTGGGGACCGCGCAACACGTCCGCGGCTGGGTCCTCGGCCTGCCGCTCAACCTCGACGGCACCGAAAGCCCGCGCAGTCAGTCCACCCGCGCGTTCGCGAAGAATTGCGAAGATCTGGGGTTGCCGATCCTGCTGTGGGACGAACGCTGGTCTACCGTCGCGGTCGAGCGCACGATGATCGAACAGGACATGAGCCGCGCCAAACGGGCGGAACGCATCGACAACCTTGCGGCGGCGCATATCCTGCAGGCCGCCATCGATGCGCTGGTGATGGTGCAGGACGGGTAG
- a CDS encoding aspartate carbamoyltransferase catalytic subunit, whose protein sequence is MQRSDHRPATLIQGGAVFPHRHLTGIDGLQPHEIAFLLDEAETWVEANRSHAAPDKRLAGLTQINAFFENSTRTLLSFEIAGKRLGADVVNMHAATSSVKKGETLIDTAQTLNAMRADVIVIRHMSSGAVRLIADKVDCPVLNAGDGRHEHPTQALLDALTIRRRKGGIAGQRVVICGDVLHSRVARSNILALTALAAEVRVCAPSTLMPVGIERMGVTPFTDFDAALVGADVVMMLRVQNERMAGGYIPSSREYRMRYGLTPERLARLPHALVMHPGPMNRGVEIDSSVADGPQSAITEQVEMGVAVRMACLDVLTRRARGVDGWA, encoded by the coding sequence ATGCAGCGTTCAGATCACCGCCCCGCCACCCTCATCCAGGGTGGCGCCGTCTTCCCGCACCGGCACCTCACCGGCATCGACGGGCTCCAGCCGCATGAGATCGCGTTCCTGCTCGACGAGGCGGAGACGTGGGTGGAGGCGAACCGCAGCCATGCCGCGCCCGACAAGCGGCTCGCCGGCCTGACCCAGATCAACGCCTTTTTCGAGAACAGCACGCGCACGCTGCTGAGCTTCGAGATCGCGGGCAAGCGACTGGGCGCGGACGTCGTCAACATGCACGCCGCGACGTCGAGCGTGAAGAAGGGCGAGACGCTGATCGACACCGCGCAGACGCTGAACGCGATGCGCGCCGACGTGATCGTCATCCGGCATATGTCGAGCGGTGCGGTGCGGCTGATCGCGGACAAGGTCGATTGCCCGGTGCTCAACGCCGGCGACGGGCGGCACGAGCATCCGACACAGGCGCTGCTCGATGCGCTGACGATCCGCCGCCGCAAGGGCGGCATCGCCGGACAGCGCGTGGTGATCTGCGGCGACGTGCTGCACAGCCGGGTCGCGCGGTCGAACATCCTCGCGCTCACCGCGCTGGCGGCGGAGGTGCGGGTCTGCGCGCCGTCCACCCTGATGCCGGTCGGAATCGAGCGCATGGGAGTGACGCCGTTCACCGATTTCGACGCAGCGCTGGTCGGGGCGGACGTGGTGATGATGCTGCGCGTGCAGAACGAGCGGATGGCCGGCGGCTACATTCCATCCAGCCGCGAGTATCGCATGCGCTACGGCCTGACGCCCGAACGGCTCGCGAGGCTTCCGCACGCGCTGGTCATGCACCCCGGCCCGATGAACCGGGGGGTCGAGATCGATTCGAGCGTCGCGGACGGGCCGCAATCGGCGATCACGGAACAGGTTGAGATGGGCGTGGCGGTGCGGATGGCGTGTCTGGACGTGCTGACCCGGCGCGCGCGCGGCGTGGATGGCTGGGCATGA
- a CDS encoding amidohydrolase family protein, protein MSVTAFRNARLACPVGGVTSGVSLLVEDGVVTGYGDVPEGATVIDCEGSTLAPGIVDLGVFRIDRAAFRAGGIVRVGLMPDGARVLDDPGMVQRAALIGKPDLWIHPIAAATQRLDGHDLAEMAVCASAGAKAVGTGRHWIADSGVMLRVLAYARDLDVAVVTHAEDGGLTTGAVTTDGETATRLGLPSAPAVAEALAVARDLMLAEETGARLHIRQVTTAAAFDLIRAAKRRGVKVTCGITPAHLHLSDIAMSDFRTYAHLSPPLRSESDRQAALAAVRDGTIDVLCSGHDPHGPEEKRLPFADSAAGMAGAETLLPLGLMLVRDGLLPLERLLALLAVNPARVLGLDTGTLEAGKPADLMLFDAETPWQIDGTTFVGSEGNTPFDGLPVQGRVLRVWKGGREVR, encoded by the coding sequence ATGAGCGTCACCGCATTCCGCAACGCCCGCCTCGCCTGCCCCGTCGGCGGCGTGACGAGCGGGGTGTCGCTGCTGGTCGAAGACGGCGTCGTCACCGGCTACGGCGACGTGCCCGAGGGCGCGACGGTGATCGACTGCGAGGGTTCGACGCTGGCTCCGGGCATCGTCGACCTCGGCGTATTCAGGATCGACCGCGCCGCGTTCCGCGCCGGCGGCATCGTCCGCGTCGGCCTGATGCCCGACGGCGCGCGCGTGCTGGACGATCCGGGCATGGTCCAGCGCGCCGCGCTGATCGGCAAGCCCGACCTGTGGATCCACCCGATCGCCGCCGCGACACAGCGGCTGGACGGTCACGACCTGGCGGAAATGGCGGTCTGTGCCTCCGCCGGAGCCAAAGCGGTCGGGACCGGCCGGCACTGGATCGCCGACAGCGGCGTGATGCTGCGCGTGCTCGCATACGCCCGCGACCTCGACGTAGCCGTGGTGACGCACGCCGAAGATGGCGGACTGACCACCGGCGCGGTGACGACCGATGGCGAAACCGCGACGAGGCTGGGCCTGCCCTCCGCCCCCGCGGTCGCCGAGGCGCTGGCGGTGGCGCGCGACCTGATGCTGGCGGAGGAAACCGGTGCCCGGCTCCACATCCGTCAGGTCACCACCGCCGCCGCGTTCGACCTGATCCGCGCCGCCAAACGTCGCGGCGTGAAGGTCACCTGCGGCATCACGCCCGCGCACCTTCACCTCTCCGACATCGCGATGAGCGATTTCCGCACCTACGCCCATCTCTCTCCGCCGTTGCGCAGCGAAAGCGACCGGCAGGCGGCGCTTGCGGCGGTGAGGGACGGCACGATCGACGTGCTGTGTTCCGGCCACGATCCCCATGGTCCGGAGGAAAAGCGCCTGCCCTTCGCCGATTCGGCGGCGGGCATGGCGGGGGCCGAGACGCTGCTGCCGCTCGGGTTGATGCTGGTTCGCGACGGCCTGCTGCCGCTCGAACGGCTGCTGGCGCTGCTGGCGGTCAACCCGGCGCGGGTGCTGGGACTCGATACCGGGACGCTGGAGGCGGGCAAACCCGCCGACCTGATGCTGTTCGACGCCGAGACGCCCTGGCAGATCGACGGCACGACCTTCGTCGGCTCGGAGGGTAACACCCCGTTCGATGGCCTGCCCGTGCAGGGACGGGTGCTCCGCGTCTGGAAAGGCGGCCGGGAGGTTCGTTGA
- a CDS encoding SPOR domain-containing protein, with product MTPRLILTFGMSALVLGGTMVGCTATSGRIASASDRSATLAAKAASRSADDARRALAARDAIKAVPLAESAVAAAPQDAGYRMLLGQSYLQAGRFVSARDTFADVLALYPADGKAALNLALAQIATGDWAMARTTLNANAAIIPVGDLGLATALAGNPAGAIEMLNAAARAPGAGAKVRQNLALSYALAGEWSMARVAAAADMSPADVDARMEQWAAFAQPKGAADQVASLLGVTPVADSGRPVALALNAAVPVTPAQADEPVQTALAVPAEAPAPVETPQAQFAKVVASGVTFGPRNEVVQPLPTMLIRAEARPTKLALVRTPANRIVQMVPAAKPFVRTSTGGEWFVQIGAFSNVAVAKSGWSTATRRFAALSGHQPTGTNFAARQGSLYRLSVGGFSRGEADRMCRAYRSKGGNCFVRREAGDRMAQWLKTPIQMASR from the coding sequence ATGACACCGCGCCTGATCCTGACGTTCGGCATGTCCGCCCTGGTATTGGGCGGGACGATGGTCGGCTGCACCGCCACCAGCGGCCGGATCGCGTCGGCGAGCGACCGCAGCGCGACGCTGGCCGCCAAGGCCGCGTCCCGCAGCGCGGACGACGCCCGCCGTGCGCTGGCAGCGCGTGACGCGATCAAAGCGGTGCCGCTGGCCGAGTCCGCGGTCGCCGCCGCGCCGCAGGATGCGGGCTATCGCATGCTGCTGGGGCAGAGTTACCTGCAGGCGGGACGCTTCGTATCCGCCCGCGATACGTTCGCCGACGTGCTGGCGTTGTATCCTGCGGACGGCAAGGCTGCGCTGAACCTCGCGCTGGCGCAGATCGCGACCGGCGACTGGGCGATGGCACGCACGACGCTGAACGCCAATGCCGCGATCATCCCGGTCGGCGACCTCGGCCTCGCCACGGCGCTGGCGGGCAATCCCGCGGGCGCTATCGAGATGCTCAACGCCGCGGCGCGGGCGCCGGGCGCGGGTGCGAAGGTGCGGCAGAATCTGGCGCTCAGTTATGCGCTGGCCGGCGAATGGAGCATGGCGCGGGTGGCTGCTGCCGCCGATATGTCGCCTGCCGACGTCGATGCCCGGATGGAACAATGGGCCGCGTTCGCGCAGCCGAAAGGTGCGGCGGATCAGGTCGCCAGCCTGCTCGGCGTGACGCCGGTGGCCGATAGCGGTCGACCGGTCGCGCTGGCGCTCAACGCTGCCGTTCCGGTGACGCCGGCACAGGCCGACGAGCCGGTGCAGACGGCGCTTGCCGTGCCCGCCGAGGCGCCGGCTCCGGTGGAGACGCCGCAGGCACAGTTCGCCAAGGTCGTGGCGTCCGGCGTGACGTTCGGTCCCCGGAACGAGGTGGTACAGCCGCTGCCGACGATGCTGATCCGCGCCGAAGCCCGGCCGACGAAGCTGGCGCTGGTCCGTACCCCGGCCAATCGCATCGTGCAGATGGTGCCGGCGGCCAAGCCGTTCGTCCGCACGTCGACCGGCGGCGAATGGTTCGTGCAGATCGGCGCGTTCAGCAACGTGGCGGTGGCCAAATCGGGATGGAGCACCGCGACGCGTCGCTTCGCCGCCTTGTCCGGGCACCAGCCGACCGGAACCAACTTCGCTGCCCGGCAGGGCTCGCTATACCGCCTGTCGGTCGGTGGGTTCTCGCGTGGCGAAGCCGACCGGATGTGCCGCGCATATCGTTCGAAGGGCGGCAATTGCTTCGTTCGTCGCGAAGCCGGCGATCGGATGGCGCAGTGGCTGAAGACGCCGATCCAGATGGCGTCGCGCTGA
- a CDS encoding ParA family protein: MRVLAMASQKGGSGKTTLSGHLAVQAQLAGHGPVVLIDIDPQGSLSEWWNERTSEFPAFAQTTVARLQADLEVLRQQGFKLAMIDTPPAITMAIQSVINVSELVVVPTRPSPHDLRAVGATVDLCDRAGKPLIFVVNAATPKARITSDAAVALSQHGTVAPITIHQRTDFAASMIDGRTVMEVDPKGKSAAEVAQLWTYIADRLEKNFRRTVFSVPTVSGGPGFGQRPAASGFGRRVVGG, from the coding sequence ATGCGCGTTCTCGCGATGGCATCGCAAAAGGGTGGATCGGGCAAGACGACCTTGTCCGGGCATCTGGCCGTGCAGGCGCAGCTGGCGGGGCACGGCCCGGTCGTGCTGATCGACATCGATCCGCAAGGATCGCTGTCGGAATGGTGGAACGAGCGTACGTCGGAATTCCCGGCCTTCGCCCAGACCACGGTCGCGCGGTTGCAGGCGGATCTGGAAGTGCTCCGCCAGCAGGGTTTCAAGCTGGCGATGATCGACACGCCGCCCGCCATCACGATGGCGATCCAGAGCGTCATCAACGTATCCGAACTGGTCGTCGTACCGACGCGCCCGTCGCCGCACGATCTGCGGGCGGTCGGCGCGACCGTCGACCTGTGCGATCGCGCCGGCAAGCCGCTGATCTTCGTCGTCAACGCCGCGACGCCAAAGGCGCGGATCACCAGCGACGCCGCCGTCGCATTGTCGCAGCACGGTACGGTCGCTCCGATCACGATCCACCAGCGCACCGATTTCGCCGCATCGATGATCGATGGCCGGACCGTCATGGAGGTCGATCCCAAGGGCAAGTCGGCGGCCGAGGTCGCCCAGCTATGGACGTATATCGCCGACCGGCTCGAAAAGAATTTCCGCCGCACCGTATTCAGCGTGCCGACCGTCTCCGGCGGCCCGGGCTTCGGCCAACGACCGGCGGCGAGCGGCTTCGGCCGCCGCGTGGTGGGAGGATGA
- a CDS encoding SPOR domain-containing protein: protein MRNTGWIAGAMLVVGLSMTAPAAAQNVKAGVDAWGRGDFDAAVSQWRAPAVAGDADAQFNLGQAYKLGRGVPVDPALAESWFRKAALQGHQQAEDNYGLALFQAGRKSEAAPWLEKSVQRGEARGQLVLGTMLFNGDGVPRDYPRAYALMTMASRAGLKSASETLAQMDQYITPADRERGTALAQRYASDLRNAPAQGGRGGMMAVDATGPRRPAVATTDVPPSRPPVGQQRPTRLPPRGGPERMPPPQPSPDRPVNDRMVRQDVRPAPKPATGGAWKIQLGAFSTQANAQTQWSRVRGKLAGAQPVYAKAGNVIRLQASGFASKTAAQKACAASGVSCVVVAP, encoded by the coding sequence ATGCGTAATACCGGTTGGATCGCAGGGGCGATGCTGGTGGTCGGCCTTTCGATGACGGCGCCGGCGGCCGCGCAGAACGTGAAGGCGGGCGTCGATGCGTGGGGCCGCGGCGACTTCGACGCTGCGGTGTCGCAGTGGCGCGCACCTGCGGTGGCAGGCGATGCCGATGCACAGTTCAACCTGGGGCAGGCGTACAAGCTCGGCCGCGGCGTGCCGGTCGACCCGGCGCTCGCGGAAAGCTGGTTCCGCAAGGCGGCGTTGCAGGGCCATCAACAGGCCGAGGACAATTACGGCCTCGCGCTGTTCCAGGCAGGTCGCAAGTCCGAAGCCGCGCCATGGCTGGAGAAGTCGGTGCAACGCGGCGAGGCGCGCGGGCAGCTGGTGCTCGGCACGATGCTGTTCAACGGCGACGGCGTGCCCCGCGACTATCCGCGCGCCTATGCGCTGATGACGATGGCATCCCGCGCCGGTCTCAAGTCCGCCTCGGAAACGCTTGCGCAGATGGACCAGTACATCACCCCCGCCGATCGCGAGCGGGGCACCGCGCTGGCGCAGCGTTACGCCTCCGACCTCCGCAATGCGCCAGCGCAGGGCGGCAGAGGCGGCATGATGGCCGTGGATGCGACCGGCCCGCGCCGGCCCGCGGTCGCGACCACCGATGTCCCGCCCTCTCGCCCGCCGGTCGGCCAGCAGCGCCCGACGAGGCTCCCGCCGCGTGGTGGGCCCGAGCGGATGCCGCCGCCCCAGCCGTCACCCGATCGGCCGGTGAACGACCGCATGGTCAGGCAGGACGTGCGACCGGCGCCGAAGCCGGCCACCGGTGGTGCCTGGAAAATCCAGCTCGGCGCCTTCAGCACGCAGGCCAACGCCCAGACCCAATGGTCCCGCGTCCGTGGCAAGCTGGCCGGTGCGCAACCGGTCTACGCAAAGGCGGGCAACGTCATTCGCCTGCAAGCCAGCGGCTTCGCCTCCAAAACGGCGGCGCAAAAGGCCTGCGCCGCCTCGGGCGTGTCGTGCGTGGTGGTGGCGCCCTAG
- the serB gene encoding phosphoserine phosphatase SerB, with translation MFTATLIGDALGAGDLSAAADRLAAAGCAPGAGVWLEEAIAADLPFASDAAAARVALEGAFAHTDVVVQPTATRRKALIVADMDSTMITVECIDELADYAGIKAEVSAVTEAAMRGELDFEGALDARVALLEGLDEAVIAQCLAERVHIMPGAKALVRTMRANGAEAVLVSGGFTRFAEPVAADIGFDRAIANVLLIADGRLTGKVAKPIVGSATKEETLLAAIATRGIDPALSLAVGDGANDLAMIRRAGLGAAYHAKPIVAAAAGARVDHGDLSALLYAQGYRRADWVA, from the coding sequence ATGTTCACGGCGACGCTCATAGGCGATGCACTCGGCGCAGGCGACCTCTCGGCGGCGGCGGACCGCCTGGCCGCGGCGGGATGCGCACCGGGCGCGGGGGTGTGGCTGGAAGAGGCCATTGCCGCCGACCTGCCGTTCGCCAGCGATGCCGCAGCGGCCCGCGTCGCGCTGGAGGGTGCGTTCGCCCACACCGACGTGGTGGTCCAGCCGACCGCGACGCGGCGCAAGGCGCTGATCGTCGCCGACATGGATTCGACGATGATCACCGTCGAATGCATCGACGAACTCGCGGATTATGCCGGCATCAAGGCGGAGGTTTCCGCGGTGACCGAGGCGGCGATGCGCGGCGAACTCGACTTCGAGGGGGCGCTGGATGCCCGTGTCGCGCTGCTGGAGGGGCTGGACGAAGCGGTGATCGCGCAATGCCTTGCCGAACGCGTCCACATCATGCCGGGGGCAAAGGCGTTGGTCCGGACGATGCGGGCGAACGGCGCGGAGGCGGTGCTGGTGTCGGGCGGATTTACCCGCTTCGCCGAACCCGTCGCAGCCGACATCGGGTTCGATCGCGCCATCGCCAACGTGCTGCTGATCGCGGACGGCAGGCTGACCGGCAAGGTCGCCAAGCCGATCGTCGGCTCCGCGACGAAGGAGGAGACGCTGCTGGCGGCTATCGCGACGCGGGGGATCGATCCCGCACTGTCGCTGGCGGTCGGCGACGGCGCGAACGACCTGGCCATGATCAGGCGCGCGGGGCTGGGGGCAGCATACCACGCCAAGCCGATCGTCGCCGCGGCGGCGGGTGCGCGGGTGGATCACGGCGACCTGTCCGCCCTGCTCTATGCACAGGGCTATCGGCGGGCGGACTGGGTCGCCTGA
- the miaA gene encoding tRNA (adenosine(37)-N6)-dimethylallyltransferase MiaA, with the protein MNIAASQKPRVALIAGPTASGKSAAGIALAQAHDGIVINADASQVYADLRILTARPSAAEEASAPHRLFGHVDAADAGYSAARWAAEARDAIAAAHDAGKLPILVGGTGLYLRTLLDGIAPVPAIDPDVRAAVRALPVAEAHRLLAIEDAAAAARLAPADTTRVARALEVVRSTGRPLADWQRERVGGIGDSIALAAAILLPDRETLFDRIDVRCEAMFAGGAIEEVAALLARTDVVADAPIRRAIGVPPIAALLAGEITRREAIAQVQLDTRRYAKRQYTWFRNQPPDNWIKTTDSTQIMPSIASLLQEWG; encoded by the coding sequence GTGAACATCGCTGCCTCCCAAAAACCGAGGGTCGCGCTCATCGCAGGGCCGACCGCCAGCGGCAAGTCCGCCGCGGGGATCGCGCTGGCGCAGGCCCATGACGGCATCGTCATCAACGCCGATGCCAGTCAGGTCTATGCCGACCTGCGCATCCTCACCGCCCGCCCCAGCGCCGCGGAGGAGGCCAGTGCGCCGCACCGGCTGTTCGGTCATGTCGATGCCGCCGACGCCGGCTATTCCGCCGCGCGCTGGGCCGCCGAGGCGCGCGACGCCATCGCCGCGGCGCATGATGCCGGCAAGCTCCCGATCCTCGTCGGCGGCACCGGGCTCTATCTGCGCACGCTGCTCGACGGCATCGCCCCCGTCCCCGCGATCGACCCGGATGTCCGCGCCGCCGTCCGCGCGCTTCCCGTGGCCGAGGCGCACCGCCTGCTCGCCATCGAGGATGCTGCCGCCGCCGCCCGGCTCGCACCGGCCGACACCACCCGCGTCGCACGCGCGCTGGAGGTGGTTCGCTCGACCGGTCGCCCGCTGGCCGACTGGCAGCGGGAGCGCGTCGGCGGCATCGGCGATTCGATCGCGCTCGCCGCGGCGATCCTGCTCCCCGATCGCGAGACGCTGTTCGACCGCATCGACGTCCGCTGCGAGGCCATGTTCGCCGGGGGTGCCATCGAGGAGGTCGCTGCCCTGCTCGCGCGCACCGATGTCGTGGCCGACGCGCCGATCCGCCGTGCGATCGGCGTGCCGCCGATCGCCGCGCTGCTGGCGGGGGAGATCACCCGCCGCGAGGCGATCGCGCAGGTGCAACTCGACACGCGCCGCTATGCCAAGCGGCAGTATACGTGGTTCCGCAACCAACCTCCGGACAACTGGATCAAGACGACAGATTCAACCCAAATTATGCCTTCGATCGCAAGTTTATTACAAGAATGGGGTTGA
- a CDS encoding acetolactate synthase 3 large subunit, translated as MGEKSGADILVEALCDLGVEVVFGYPGGAVLPIYDAMFRSGRLKHILVRHEQAATHAAEGYARSTGKPGVVLVTSGPGATNAVTGITDALMDSIPMVVITGQVPTALIGTDAFQEADTVGITRHCSKHNYLVKDPAKLGATIHEAFHIATSGRPGPVVVDIPKDVQVATARYTKPGPIQHKTYRPQVKAPQTQIEQVVDMLAAAERPILYTGGGIINAGPAASQLLRELARITGAPVTSTLMGLGCFPASSDQFLGMLGMHGTYEANMAMNQADLVVAIGSRFDDRVTGRLDAFSPNSRKVHIDIDRSSVNKNVRVDLAIIADAGHAMEDMVRIWKSRQHPKPDTRDWWNRIADWRAKKSLDFPEIGDAIMPQRAVRALWEATRARDPIITTEVGQHQMWAAQHFGFEKPNKWLTSGGLGTMGYGLPAAIGAQLGNPKALVIDIAGEASIQMNIQELATATQYRLPVKIFILNNEYMGMVRQWQELTYESRYAESYSDSLPDFVKLGEAYGWKGIRIDHRADLDDGIQAMLDHDGPVIVDCRVAKLANCFPMIPSGAAHTDMILQANEVSGTMDDEAKALV; from the coding sequence GTGGGCGAAAAGAGCGGAGCAGACATCCTGGTCGAGGCGCTGTGCGATCTCGGCGTGGAGGTCGTGTTCGGCTACCCCGGTGGGGCGGTCTTGCCGATCTACGACGCCATGTTCCGTTCCGGACGTCTGAAGCACATCCTCGTTCGTCACGAACAGGCGGCAACGCATGCGGCGGAGGGCTATGCCCGCTCGACCGGCAAACCCGGCGTCGTGCTCGTCACCTCCGGCCCCGGCGCGACCAATGCGGTCACCGGGATCACCGATGCGCTGATGGATTCGATCCCGATGGTCGTCATCACGGGGCAGGTCCCAACCGCGCTGATCGGCACCGACGCCTTCCAGGAAGCGGACACGGTCGGCATCACCCGTCACTGTTCGAAGCATAATTATCTGGTGAAGGACCCGGCGAAGCTGGGCGCGACGATCCATGAGGCGTTCCATATCGCCACCTCCGGCCGCCCCGGCCCGGTCGTCGTGGACATCCCCAAGGACGTGCAGGTCGCCACCGCGCGCTACACGAAGCCCGGTCCGATCCAGCACAAGACCTATCGCCCGCAGGTGAAGGCACCGCAGACGCAGATCGAGCAGGTCGTCGACATGCTCGCCGCGGCCGAACGCCCGATCCTGTACACCGGCGGCGGCATCATCAATGCGGGACCGGCGGCGTCGCAATTGCTGCGCGAGCTGGCGCGGATCACCGGTGCGCCGGTGACGTCGACGCTGATGGGCCTCGGCTGCTTCCCCGCCTCGTCCGACCAGTTCCTCGGCATGCTCGGCATGCACGGGACCTATGAGGCGAACATGGCGATGAACCAGGCCGATCTGGTCGTCGCGATCGGCAGCCGGTTCGACGACCGCGTCACCGGGCGGCTGGATGCGTTCAGCCCGAACAGCCGCAAGGTCCATATCGATATCGACCGGTCGAGCGTGAACAAGAACGTCCGCGTCGACCTCGCGATCATCGCCGATGCGGGCCACGCGATGGAGGACATGGTCCGCATCTGGAAATCGCGCCAGCATCCCAAGCCGGATACGCGCGACTGGTGGAACCGGATCGCCGACTGGCGGGCGAAGAAAAGCCTCGATTTCCCGGAGATCGGCGACGCGATCATGCCGCAGCGCGCCGTGCGTGCTTTGTGGGAGGCGACGCGCGCGCGCGACCCGATCATCACGACAGAGGTCGGCCAGCACCAGATGTGGGCGGCGCAGCATTTCGGCTTCGAGAAGCCGAACAAGTGGCTGACCAGCGGTGGCCTCGGCACGATGGGCTATGGCCTGCCCGCCGCGATCGGGGCGCAGCTGGGTAATCCCAAGGCGCTGGTCATCGACATCGCCGGCGAGGCCAGCATCCAGATGAACATTCAGGAGCTGGCCACGGCGACGCAATACCGGCTGCCGGTCAAGATCTTCATCCTCAACAACGAATATATGGGGATGGTCCGCCAGTGGCAGGAGCTGACCTATGAGAGCCGCTATGCCGAAAGCTATTCGGACTCGCTGCCCGATTTCGTCAAGCTCGGCGAGGCGTACGGCTGGAAGGGTATCCGCATCGATCATCGCGCGGATCTCGACGACGGTATTCAAGCGATGCTCGATCATGATGGGCCGGTGATCGTCGACTGCCGCGTCGCCAAGCTGGCGAACTGCTTCCCGATGATCCCTAGCGGAGCGGCGCATACCGACATGATCCTGCAGGCCAACGAAGTGTCCGGCACGATGGACGACGAGGCCAAGGCGCTGGTTTGA